One Sphingomonas limnosediminicola DNA segment encodes these proteins:
- a CDS encoding YerC/YecD family TrpR-related protein produces the protein MTATRNLDVLTNDLCDALLTAKSRDEIRRLLVDLCTPAEIRTMAERWHVARVLDGSDLSYREIHERTGVSTTTIVRVSRFLRQEPHHGYRHAIDRLGGRVAD, from the coding sequence TTGACGGCGACACGGAACCTCGACGTCCTGACCAACGATTTATGTGATGCGCTGCTCACCGCGAAGAGCCGTGACGAGATACGGCGGTTGCTGGTCGACCTGTGCACGCCCGCCGAAATCCGAACCATGGCGGAGCGCTGGCATGTCGCGCGGGTGCTCGATGGGAGCGACCTATCATATCGGGAGATCCACGAGCGCACCGGTGTCAGCACCACCACGATTGTTCGCGTCTCGCGATTCCTGCGTCAGGAGCCTCACCACGGTTACCGCCACGCCATCGATCGCCTTGGAGGCCGCGTTGCTGACTGA
- the hisD gene encoding histidinol dehydrogenase translates to MKQIDWSQLDERGREAALARPEQRANMELQDGVRAIVDAVRDGDWRGLCDIARRLDGEEPRIIPVAPVAADARSELPRDQVEALELAADHIRRFHLACMPSEVTVETGPGVTVRKLWRPIDRVGLYVPGGRTPLFSTMLMLAIPARVAGVREIVAVTPPRPKGGLDPLIALAAELSGVEAVWTVGGAQAIAALAFGAGPIAKVDKICGPGNAWVAEAKRMVSGLPAGSAIDMQAGPSELMVIADDTADVATVAADLLGQAEHDAAAQVILVSPSRRVLKAVEPAIEKQLADLPRGAVAQASLGSGRSILVRDLEQAVDIANAYAPEHLALSVASAEALVPLVRNAGAVFAGPLAAETFGDYLAGSSHVLPTDGAARAWSGVSTYTFLKAMSVQTVTVEAARRIAGPAALLARMEGLEAHARAADARLEKVS, encoded by the coding sequence GTGAAGCAGATCGATTGGAGCCAGCTCGACGAGCGCGGCCGTGAGGCGGCGCTCGCTCGCCCCGAGCAACGCGCCAACATGGAGCTCCAGGATGGCGTCCGCGCAATCGTCGATGCTGTCCGTGACGGCGATTGGCGCGGGCTGTGCGACATCGCGCGCAGGCTCGACGGCGAAGAGCCGAGGATAATTCCCGTGGCGCCAGTTGCTGCGGATGCGCGGAGCGAGCTTCCTCGTGATCAGGTCGAGGCGCTCGAGCTGGCAGCGGACCATATCCGTCGTTTCCACCTGGCCTGCATGCCATCCGAGGTGACCGTCGAGACGGGGCCTGGCGTTACGGTTCGTAAGCTGTGGCGGCCGATCGACCGGGTTGGTCTCTACGTTCCCGGCGGGAGGACGCCGCTGTTCTCGACAATGCTGATGCTGGCGATCCCCGCGAGGGTCGCGGGCGTGCGCGAGATCGTCGCCGTGACCCCGCCCCGGCCGAAAGGCGGTCTCGATCCGCTGATCGCACTGGCAGCCGAACTGTCCGGCGTTGAAGCGGTGTGGACGGTTGGCGGAGCGCAGGCGATTGCGGCGCTGGCTTTCGGCGCTGGGCCAATTGCCAAGGTCGACAAGATCTGCGGCCCCGGGAACGCCTGGGTGGCGGAAGCGAAGCGAATGGTTTCGGGCCTGCCGGCAGGTTCGGCGATCGACATGCAGGCGGGACCGAGTGAGCTAATGGTCATCGCCGATGACACCGCCGACGTGGCGACCGTCGCAGCGGACCTTCTTGGCCAGGCGGAGCATGACGCGGCGGCGCAGGTCATCCTCGTCAGTCCTTCGCGCCGCGTCCTGAAGGCAGTCGAACCGGCGATTGAGAAGCAGCTTGCGGACCTACCGCGGGGTGCAGTGGCACAAGCGTCGCTCGGGTCGGGCCGGTCTATCCTGGTCAGGGATCTCGAGCAGGCCGTCGACATCGCCAATGCCTATGCGCCCGAGCATTTGGCGCTCTCTGTCGCTTCGGCCGAGGCGTTGGTGCCGCTCGTTCGCAATGCCGGAGCCGTGTTTGCCGGACCGCTCGCCGCCGAAACTTTCGGCGACTATCTCGCCGGATCGAGCCACGTTCTGCCTACCGACGGTGCCGCGCGCGCGTGGAGTGGCGTTTCCACTTACACGTTCCTGAAGGCGATGAGCGTCCAGACAGTCACTGTCGAAGCTGCAAGGCGAATTGCGGGCCCAGCCGCGCTACTGGCGCGCATGGAAGGGCTCGAGGCACACGCGCGGGCCGCCGACGCGCGGCTGGAGAAGGTGTCGTGA
- the hisG gene encoding ATP phosphoribosyltransferase — protein MLTDRTRLHIALQKSGRLSDASRELLRDAGFRIQSGKNSLTARVENYPAELMFVRDDDIPTFVSDGACEFGIVGQNVLEEFALGQADLGYDLLAELGFGRCSLKIAAPEATPYDGPQSLEGQRIATSYPRILARFLERNGIDATIVTMNGAVELAPRLQIASFLCDLVSTGATLEANGLRALDTVLESQAVLIRTRRPMDDVRADIAAGLMSRIDGVLATKESKYIMLNASSESLKRITDLLPGAEAPTIVPLHGRPGHFAVHAVCQESVFWETLQKLKLAGASAILVVPIEKMML, from the coding sequence TTGCTGACTGACCGCACGCGCCTTCACATCGCGCTACAAAAATCGGGCCGGCTGTCTGACGCCAGCCGCGAGTTGCTCCGCGATGCAGGTTTCAGAATCCAGTCCGGCAAGAACAGCCTGACTGCGAGAGTCGAAAACTATCCGGCCGAGCTAATGTTCGTCCGCGACGACGACATACCCACGTTCGTCAGCGACGGGGCGTGCGAATTCGGAATCGTGGGGCAGAATGTGCTCGAGGAATTCGCGCTCGGGCAAGCCGACCTCGGATATGACTTACTCGCCGAGCTCGGGTTCGGCCGCTGCAGCCTGAAGATCGCCGCGCCCGAAGCGACGCCGTATGACGGCCCACAATCGCTTGAGGGTCAGCGGATTGCGACATCCTATCCCCGCATCCTTGCTCGCTTCCTTGAGCGGAACGGTATTGATGCCACCATCGTCACGATGAATGGGGCGGTCGAGCTGGCCCCGCGACTGCAGATCGCAAGCTTCCTCTGCGATCTCGTGTCGACCGGAGCGACGCTGGAGGCGAACGGGCTGCGCGCCTTGGACACGGTCCTTGAAAGCCAGGCCGTTCTGATCCGCACGCGTCGGCCGATGGATGATGTGAGGGCCGATATAGCAGCGGGCCTGATGAGCCGGATCGACGGCGTGCTCGCAACCAAGGAATCGAAGTACATCATGCTCAACGCCTCGAGCGAGTCCTTGAAGCGGATCACCGACCTGCTTCCGGGGGCCGAAGCGCCAACCATCGTTCCGCTGCATGGCCGCCCCGGGCATTTCGCGGTCCATGCTGTATGTCAGGAATCTGTTTTCTGGGAGACGTTGCAGAAGCTTAAGCTCGCCGGCGCCTCGGCGATCCTCGTTGTCCCCATCGAAAAGATGATGCTGTGA